The Pirellulales bacterium DNA window CGAAATCAGCCCCGCCAGAATATGGTGCGAATACTGCCACACGGCCTCGGCCACAATCAGTGGCGTTTGTGAATCGATGCCTGCAAAAACTTTCATGCCTTCCTTCTGCGAGCAGATAAAGCCGTGTTGCTCGTCGGGCTTGTACGGATGGGCCCGCACCAATTCATAGCCCGCTTCGGCTACTGCCTTGGTTAGCGCCTGTTCCATTTCCTGCTGGGCGACCCAACATTTCTGATTGGCAGAAAGCCGCAAATCGCCGCTGGCCACCAGCAGCACTTGACGAAGGTTAGTTGATTTTTCTTGTGCCATGAGAATCTTACTCGACAATGGTTATTTTGCTTCCCGTCCGCTTTCCAAATTGCGAGCGGACAGCATTTGGGCAAGTGTATCGCGACGAAAGCTCTCATGCTAGCGCCGTGACATTACCGCCAATGGCAAAGATATTGGCGGCGGGCAGCGGACGGAGGCTCGCCCTAATCAGAATTAACGAGAATCAAAACGTCTGATTCGCATCGACCAGGAATGTGCCGTTGTTGGCGACCGGCAGCGCCGGCATCCACTGCTGCCCTGCAATCGTACGGTTGCGCGCATTGCAGCGCGGGTAAAAAGCCAGTCCGATGGTGAAATCCCAAAAATCCTCGTTCGAACCCGCGGGCCCTGGCGTGGCCGAAGGGTGCATGTAAGTGATCACGGTGTATAAACTAAGCCGGTCGTTTAGCGGCGCGGTGGTGATCGCACCCACAAAATAATCTCCCAAACTTCCATTGCCTCCCAATCGGTCGCGTTCGGGAATACCGAACCAAATCGTGGTATCCGCACCGCCCGTCGTCCATAAATGATGCCAGTAGCCGCTGAGTTGATCGATCGGCCGCCAGGTGACATTACCAAAGCCGACAACTTGCCGAGAATCGTCCAGCACACGCACGGTGCCCCATAGGCCGAACTCGGTCCAATCGCTCCAATCGTAGCCCACCTGCATGCGAAGCTGGCTCAACGTGGGATTTTCGCCAAACACGCCGTAGTTGTCGTTGATCATCCAATCTTGGACGATTGCCGCATTCCAGGGTGAGTCCTCCGAGGCTTTCCGAAAAAATCCGTAGGTGACAAAGCCCTGTGTTTGCGCTCTGTTTTCTCCCTGCAGGCGGTAATCAGTTCCCGACCAATCATAGGCTCCAACGCTGCCGCCAATCTGAAATCCGATTCCCGTCCAATCGCTGAGCACTCCCAAGCGAGTTCCAAAATTGACTCCGGCATTAATGCCGTTGTTTTCCCAGCCGCCGTCGCT harbors:
- a CDS encoding DUF6666 family protein, giving the protein MRYFLSALAAGLAITATFLCADYVRGQSVPCDQARYFLTPSEFDGALHSDSSDRVDLLGSADHSLSNSGHGAYFTGSISDGAPVLLTSTSGNAPSDNFRLSGSAANAGYNIAPEGANSNALGNGMGFACQQNGGAIDNSLPFTCCDCSAVGQSCDDGLRHGLYTFVGYEAFRGISDGGWENNGINAGVNFGTRLGVLSDWTGIGFQIGGSVGAYDWSGTDYRLQGENRAQTQGFVTYGFFRKASEDSPWNAAIVQDWMINDNYGVFGENPTLSQLRMQVGYDWSDWTEFGLWGTVRVLDDSRQVVGFGNVTWRPIDQLSGYWHHLWTTGGADTTIWFGIPERDRLGGNGSLGDYFVGAITTAPLNDRLSLYTVITYMHPSATPGPAGSNEDFWDFTIGLAFYPRCNARNRTIAGQQWMPALPVANNGTFLVDANQTF